In Corythoichthys intestinalis isolate RoL2023-P3 chromosome 11, ASM3026506v1, whole genome shotgun sequence, a single genomic region encodes these proteins:
- the LOC130923706 gene encoding complexin-2-like, whose protein sequence is MNFVMKQALGGATKDMGKMLGGEEEKDPDAQKKEEERQEALRQQEEERKAKYARMEAERENIRQGIRDKYGIKKKEEKEAEAAAAMEQASEGSLTRPKKAVPTGCGDEEEEESIVDTVMKFIPAPLMDMFNKK, encoded by the exons GGGCCACCAAAGACATGGGCAAGATGCTAGGTGGCGAGGAGGAAAAAGACCCTGACGCCCAGAAGAAGGAGGAGGAGAGGCAAGAAGCGCTGAGGCAACAAGAAGAGGAGAGGAAGGCCAAGTATGCCAGAATGGAGGCAGAGAGGGAAAACATCCGACAGGGCATCCGGGATAAG TACGGCATCAAGAAGAAGGAGGAGAAGGAGGCGGAGGCGGCCGCCGCCATGGAGCAGGCCTCGGAGGGCAGCCTGACACGCCCCAAGAAGGCGGTGCCCACCGGCTGTGGcgacgaggaggaggaggagagcaTCGTGGACACGGTGATGAAGTTCATCCCGGCGCCGCTCATGGATATGTtcaacaagaagtaa